The nucleotide window TGGGGGACGGCGGGTCCAAGCCCTCGCACACCACGTTCCAGCCCGAGCTCAGGCGGCGCGGCAGTACCGGGCCGGCCGCGCGTTAGCGGTGGGGCTTGCCGGTAGCGTGCGCCCGGCATCGCGTGCAGCCCAGCACAGAAACTGCCCCTGGGCGCAGGGCCGCCGGTTCGAATCGGCGACCCTGCGCCTCCGGGCAGTTTCTCTGCGTATGGGCCCGTGCGACCGCCGCGTATGGGCCCGTGCAACCGCCACCAGTTGCCCTCACTAGAAAGCAGGCTTAGTGTTCTCGGAGGAAACACTCATCTTTAGGAGGCATCATGATCGGTTTCATCATTGCCGGATTGATTATCGGGGCACTCGCCCGGCTCATCAAGCCGGGTAAGCAGAACCTCGGGCTGCTCGCGACCCTGCTGCTGGGGCTCGCCGGATCCGTCATCGGCGGGTTGATAGCAAGCTTCTTCCACACCGGCGGAATCTTCGAGCTGAACGTGCTCGGTTTCATCCTTGCGGTCATCGCAGCGGTTCTGCTGATCGGCGTGGCCGAGTCACTGTCGGGCCGCCGCA belongs to Arthrobacter tumbae and includes:
- a CDS encoding GlsB/YeaQ/YmgE family stress response membrane protein, with protein sequence MIGFIIAGLIIGALARLIKPGKQNLGLLATLLLGLAGSVIGGLIASFFHTGGIFELNVLGFILAVIAAVLLIGVAESLSGRRNRSVRR